A window from Aeromonas rivipollensis encodes these proteins:
- a CDS encoding alkene reductase — translation MDTLFQPYRLNGTLTLANRFMMAPLTRCMAGPGLVPTAQMAAYYGRRADIGLIISEATIIRPDGQGYPNTPGIYSPEQIAGWKQVTEAVHAKGGKIFAQLWHVGRLSHPFFHQGEVLAPSAVAHEGTVPRMRELVYQVPRALTVAEIGQLVEDYAQAAANAIEAGFDGVEIHGANGYLIDQFLHHSSNLRTDQYGQTPENMSRFALEVVDAINARIGSERVGLRLSPGAYVHLAGSPADRAVFDHLLAELNKRALAYLHLGIFDDSLTFDYLDGRASDYLRAHYDGHLVGVGNYSAETAAEAIRADRFDLVAIGRPLIANPDYLSKLKAAETLVPYSEAMLAELV, via the coding sequence ATGGATACCCTGTTTCAACCTTACCGCCTCAACGGCACCCTCACCCTCGCGAATCGCTTCATGATGGCCCCCCTCACCCGTTGCATGGCGGGCCCGGGACTGGTGCCGACCGCGCAGATGGCCGCCTATTATGGCCGCCGCGCCGACATAGGCCTCATCATCTCCGAAGCCACCATCATTCGCCCGGACGGCCAGGGCTATCCCAACACCCCGGGCATCTACAGCCCTGAGCAGATCGCAGGCTGGAAACAGGTCACCGAGGCCGTGCACGCCAAGGGAGGCAAGATCTTCGCCCAGCTGTGGCACGTGGGTCGCCTCTCCCACCCCTTCTTCCATCAGGGCGAGGTGCTGGCACCGTCCGCGGTCGCCCATGAAGGCACAGTGCCGCGCATGCGTGAGCTGGTGTATCAGGTGCCCCGCGCCCTGACGGTGGCCGAGATTGGCCAGCTGGTCGAGGATTACGCCCAGGCCGCTGCCAACGCCATCGAGGCGGGCTTTGATGGTGTGGAGATCCACGGTGCCAACGGCTACCTCATCGACCAGTTCCTACACCACTCGAGCAACCTGCGCACCGACCAGTACGGTCAGACCCCGGAGAACATGAGCCGCTTCGCCCTGGAGGTGGTGGACGCCATCAACGCCCGCATCGGCAGCGAGCGGGTGGGCCTGCGCCTCTCCCCCGGTGCCTATGTCCATCTGGCGGGCAGCCCGGCAGATCGCGCCGTGTTCGACCATCTGCTGGCCGAGCTGAACAAGCGTGCCCTGGCCTATCTGCACCTCGGCATCTTCGATGACAGCCTCACCTTCGACTATCTGGATGGCCGCGCCTCCGACTACCTGCGCGCCCACTACGACGGCCACCTGGTGGGGGTCGGCAACTACAGTGCCGAAACCGCCGCCGAGGCGATCCGCGCCGACCGCTTCGATCTCGTCGCCATCGGCCGCCCCCTCATCGCCAACCCGGATTACCTGAGCAAGCTCAAGGCCGCCGAGACCCTGGTGCCCTACTCGGAGGCCATGCTGGCGGAATTGGTATAA